TTTgaaggtaattttaataaaaagagaaatacaatattttcacaattaaCAAATCAggagtttacaaaaaaaaagaagaaatcaccgaaaaaaaatagctgctttacaaaaatgattattaaaaaatatttttttttacttacaaatgGTCGTATTTTTCCAGAAGAAACAAACTTTAATGcttgtaataataaagttattaattcttCTGCATTTCCACAATCTATAATTAaagatagaatttttaaaatatgtaccaATAATTTTGCTAAACTAAGAccaaaaaatctataaaaaaacaaaaaaaactaggacatataaaatacagtcgaacctggataagcgagagtccaagcgACCGAAataatttctcgcttatctcTAACCTGAATTTATCTATTTAGGTCGTCCGTTGGGACCAGACATTagttctcgcttataaagggttctcgcttatccaggttggACTGTATTAACTTAAACACTGCAAatctaataacaaatatttacctCTTAAAATATCCCATAGCTTATATGTAAAATCATTACTGGAACCATTAGCGGCCATAGAAGACAAGCATTGTCTAAGACTGTCTGTATCCTCCGTTACACAGATACAGCCTCCTGCGGGACACTCCGCagtataagtatatatttctGTCTCATTGAACAATTTGTTGAGACGTTTAGTTACATCAGGTGTTTTCATACCTTGCACAGTATTTCTggaattaaaactatattgaTCATATGAAAAACTCTActcgaagttttttttaacttactaattttaaaaaagacattAAATACAATCGAAgcttgaattattatttttttttatatgaaatggtggcaaacgagcaaacagtCACCTGAATTCTcagaaatagcgaggcgaccgttgccatGGACCTTTAaacaacggagaaggggacgcacagaaagaggatatttccccttcctatgcctcccatcctccgccaaatccactttcccttcccatccttttttaataataaaattgtgaagGGGAAGAgcactaaaattaggccttcggcattttataaatgaaagcaATGAGGAGCATAGATTttcattagttttaaaaactagAATTAGATAAACTCAGAAATCtgctaatatttttagaaaaaaaaaaaaatccactcAGTTAATTTATCTAACTTATACAATACTTTAGTAATTACCTTATTTCAGCGGTTTCTAAGTTAACAGAACTGAAGCCAGCCGCTGTCATTTCTACAAGAATCTGATTTATATTGTGCAGTGAACTGACCGACTTCCACAGTGTGTTGCATGGACTTGCTAAATGACCAACTATTACTTCTTGtgcctaaaaaataatatgttttacaaaccaataaaaataatcaaaaacacattaaaaaacgTGCATAAAGTTTGCCAGTTACTATGgttttctgagacctaaatctctgtataaaacatatttaacaaaatagagataataataagttttaaatggagataTTTGTGATTTGTTATTTGCAGGATACAGTTGAATCTGGATAAGTAAGAAACTTCTATAAGCAAAAGACTTAGGTTAgaaagaaacctctataagcgagaaagaTACGGCCTCTCttagactctcgcttatctagGTTGGActatttctcttttttatctcacaaataattgaaaaaatgaaatatacttgGAATTTAACATTTCTCTGTTTACATAAAAGGCATTCAATGGCTTTATGCCATCAAtgtatagttttataaaaacaaatttttacatttcctttGAAAACAAaggaaggaaaaaaaaaacatattttgatattagtGTAGAATTTCACAGTTGTGGTAAAGATAATTAACTTACATAGTTAACTTTACAGTTAATGTATGGTGTAAGCAATGTTCTTGCAGACCATGAACATAACAGCTCCGTTACTCCCCCGTGAGGTGCAATCAGCAATTCATTAGTGTTTACTGTACTATATGTTGTCCCAGATAAAACATACTTGCAATTCACTGACAAGTTTACCtggaatttaagaaaaaacccttatagtttttaaaagatttatactATATGAAATATTCCTATACCCTCtgtatatacaattatttaaactaatttattttaagcaattaataaaatagggCCTCAAGTACAGCCAGATGCAGGCTGATATTTTAGGCTTCGAACTTATTGGTTACATTACCTGTCAGTACTAATCTTCACATACGGATGAGAgcacaaaattttaatcatgCTTTGGTTTACAGTAATAGATACTATGGGGTAATCTAGCAATATTCCACCTTAAAAGAGACAGTCATTTGGGGGGTCTCATTTTAAGAAACAAGGCAATTGTTTGATAATTTCGAAGCCCCCATTGAATAACCCTGTAATGCACTCTTACCGGGTTTTTGCTTTTCCGTCGAATTCGGAATCTAAAGGTCCTATAGCACATTGTGCATTTTTTATGTCTTTCTTAATTACGGAGATAAAGTCATttttgaaacagattttttttatttccggtattatcatttttcctttatagcacggaatacatgaatgaaaattaaatacaatgtagccataaaaattagctttgttttggtatctaaaagattcttgtacaataattattgatgaagttattaaagaaatacggttttttgcttctcctgaaaaattATTTGGTGGGGGCGTCGATTTCTGTAAGTGGAACACAGCAAAGGGTCCTGACTGTATTTAGTGCTTAAAGTACCATTTTTAACTGACAAAATGGTTCTAGCACCTTATGTtactttaaatacattttgtcaaTATTACATTATCAACATTTAGAAATAACTAGCCCTAACTTTAGGCCTAATGCTTGTCAATAGGGATGCAAAGatctgataataaaaaaaaaaattctcaccatATCCTCGTTTACACCAGCTTGAGTTGCAAAatcttgaattaatttatccaCATCAACTTCATCTAATGTTGACGAACCTTCATAAGTAACAATGCCTCTCGTAAAGTTAGTATTATCTGACTGGATAGTTAACAGCAAAGGTTTATTCTCTGATGAAGGATTGCATAGCACCCACATAGGTATTGCATCTTCCTTATTTGTTTCTGATAagattttgttgtaaaaatttgcTATTTCTCTGGAATTTAAAGTCTAAATTAAAGTCTGTATGAATCAAACTGTAAAGCGCAGTGACATgtgttaatacatattatagttCCTGTTTTGAAGAGGGAATTAAAGGGATGATGAATATTTGTTGATGCTAGTGAACGGCAATTGAAATCTCTGGTGTGAGTACTctgttaataattaacttgTCTGTTATATTGAACAATGGTACTGAAGGAAGAAATCTAACATATTAAGTTTGTATTTTAAGATGAGAAGCAGAAGGTATCCATAAGttacatgaataaaattacaaacctTGATTTTTCTATGTCAATAGGGTTATGGaaattttcttctttcttccACAACTGTGGTTCATCGGGCATCATAGTTTCATCCAATATTGTGTGAAGACTGAGATCAAGCTTTAATGGAGATCCAGTGAGTTCTAATTCTTCTAAAAATGGAATTCACGAGTGACTTTAATtggaaattattgtattaaaaatataatttaaacctaattaaatatataattataaacttgCCTGatggtatattatttttaccacAATCATCTGTGGGACCGATCGACTGCTTTCcctgaaaatttaaaagtaatttttaaaaactaaaagacACAAGCACACGcttagaaataattaactaacttaacttaataattattaaattagaatgaaataaattaatcacaaattaaaacaaaacttacttTAGAATAAACAAGTACAATGTCTTTATTATTTCCTGTATACATTTCCACATAGCTGGGACTTGATTGCACTTCAGTTACATATTTCGGGAAATTTTCTAAAAGTTGTTGCATTGAATTTTTAACcaccattttaaaataaataattgtttataaaatttttcaaaaagttaGAAAAATGTCGTCggttaaaatacatttgaatttaaaatgttgactTTGGCATTGACAAAACGCCAAACCGACACTAACAAAATCCTGATCAAAGTCACAgactaaaaacaaattagagTTGTATTTTCCTGAATAAACTTTGAtatctatgaataaaaatgtcacaaaatatGCTGGGTGTTTTTGGCCATTTGcgtgttgattttttttaatatttcattttctcATATTCgcttaaatgtaattagtttCCAAGTCAAACAAAATCGACATCTACCTGCTTGCTAAGACACCAAACACCaataaaaatttgacaacatgacaaatagatggcgttaaaaTCTTTTGTACATATTGGTGGTGCTATTTTGGTATAATTTGTATAGAGATGGAGATGGAGATGGATAGGTAGGTTTGAGGACTtagcaataatttaatacttactATGGATTAATGCTACTTTCGAGACTTGATCATAAAACAATtactaaattaacataaaggacaaataatttttcacgTCACAGGTGcttatgtacaaaattaattgcagtgttttaaattaaacgtgGTGGTGGGTAAGAAAATCCGTAGGTGTCTCTAAAATCTAAATCCGTCTTCATGTGTGAATTTTATTGGCATTACATTTTAGCAAATCCTCAGCGTTTCACCGCAACAGCGCAATAGCGCGTCTGATACTGCTTGCTGATTAATTAAAAGGGTGACcacgtttaaaaataaccaaggactataactttcttttttcttctatCGGCTAGTGTGTAACGAAAATGGGacagtttttctttattttatcagtGCAAATATGTGCCTTTTGTGAAGAAAATTATCTATATTTGCATTCTaaatttgatagaaatatacaatattaagaTTGTCCTTAATATAGATTACTagtttattgatttttcattttacatataaaaaaataatggtgaACAGAAAATTGATTATTCCAAATATATTAGAGTGaacaaataatcttttaaagaGCCAGAAAATTTGGCTTACTTTTATtacggtttaaaaaaaatacaaacagtgATAATTAACATTTCGTAATCGGTCAAGACATATATTAAGTCgtatattaaaatcttacaTTTGGACGTTTTGTGGCTTGCTATTCAAATCATGGTCATCCTACTTATTTCAAGTACGAGCTTCTGTAAGTATCGGTGCGTAACTATCGCCCTCTGGAGCGGAACTGTCTGCTTATTATATTGATACCGTATTAGCGTTAATTTTAAGTGAACCTCTCGTAATTTGCAAATAGCGATTAGCTTATAGAAAGCTTGTTTTACAACTATAAGATAATGTCAAAATCGTAACATAATTAGCTCCGCCaaagataattttgtttacattctAACATGGGAGTCTTTCCAAAATTCACgtttgaaacatttaaattgtcaaAGACATTGACAGGaatgactatatttttatgcagagatttttgtctcagaaccCACGGTTGGAAACATACTGAATaagtttaacatattaaatgtatatctTGTTAccacaatttattaatagatataatTAGGTGTACGGAAACGCATGGTGTCCATTATAATTAGTACaactaattacaatttaatctCGGCTAACTTAACACTAATCAACTGTCAAACAAACTGTCAGCAAACGTCACCACAGACAATGTAGATGTCATTGCGGTAATGAGAAATTAGATGCTATTACCCTCACGattgtttaatataagtatttataaaagataatatactttttatactCGCTCTTGTACTTGTACTCGTactacttttgttttataataataactactGCATTGTTAAGTGTAGATTCGTTATGACAAATTTACACTTAAGCACTCATCGATCACTCGAGTTCAcgtcttatttatataaactcgACGACCCCATCGAATAATCCTGTAATGCACTCCTACCGTGTTCTTCCTTTTCCGTCGAATTCGGCATCTAGAGGTCCTATTACACGTTgtgattttttcatatttttcttaatgttaataactgatgtaaactttattaaaactattagtattatatttaaatatatgtattattatgtttagtagtattatatcaaaacaacATAGCATCAGAATATAAagcaatttacataaaaatctgTTGTTCTCAACATTAAATTGACTGTGAAAGatcaaaaagattttttttaatttcattacaaaCAGCGGtcttataaaatgtcacaaacATAAATTGGACTGGGAATATTTATTGTACagcttatgatttttttttatttagcagataaaaaaatgtttacaggactcaataaatatatggcacgaatatttgcgacaagcGCCTtagtatcatcatcatcaattatgtcaaaattagtatgggatatttattttactttacgcccgataaaATTTTTGTCGATGATGATACGATGGCGAGTCTCGTATTAGACATTTAATACTAGACATCTATTACAAGCTAGATATTAAGTatcgaaatataaaacataaatgaaatagttaaacataataaaggtGAAcccaatgtaaaaaaaatcgaattatTTGAAAGTACTTTCAAATAAACGGAATTGAAATCTTTAATCCTTTATGTTTATcctaatgtt
Above is a genomic segment from Papilio machaon chromosome 9, ilPapMach1.1, whole genome shotgun sequence containing:
- the LOC106712853 gene encoding protein zwilch, which gives rise to MVVKNSMQQLLENFPKYVTEVQSSPSYVEMYTGNNKDIVLVYSKGKQSIGPTDDCGKNNIPSEELELTGSPLKLDLSLHTILDETMMPDEPQLWKKEENFHNPIDIEKSREIANFYNKILSETNKEDAIPMWVLCNPSSENKPLLLTIQSDNTNFTRGIVTYEGSSTLDEVDVDKLIQDFATQAGVNEDMVNLSVNCKYVLSGTTYSTVNTNELLIAPHGGVTELLCSWSARTLLTPYINCKVNYAQEVIVGHLASPCNTLWKSVSSLHNINQILVEMTAAGFSSVNLETAEIRNTVQGMKTPDVTKRLNKLFNETEIYTYTAECPAGGCICVTEDTDSLRQCLSSMAANGSSNDFTYKLWDILRDCGNAEELITLLLQALKFVSSGKIRPFIDVNNKTYLSKLVLKLSRGHSQTSKVLKNLRSSPPQALSLVAQVGIEKTMWEYTKVMSLVEHSFYIAGIWNADTRSHESIEQINQTIQDMTMGGDFTLNPFESVSTGEHSIRLDSDSFYCEDTNELTVDDFASLKKHGLVNERKDANEVPLIADEIDISPWKNLLMKFAQVHVCLEHLYRVENCLRVNFDQMKPIASKLLELYVSEKSPVRTIGQLLSDPVQKIFLPITNIIVQDHLKKMAFWYRLEVTKKDDDSGFKRDMKNVYIFSQTPVFPPSVWQHLEPTTEDVAEVTTIGEELLYHSTKYTYISNKLIRKLNI